In the genome of Neovison vison isolate M4711 chromosome 4, ASM_NN_V1, whole genome shotgun sequence, the window CCCCAGGAGACAATGCCCTGGAGCTCTCCGTTGCAGACCACAGGGCCACCAGAGTCACCCTGTGCAAGAAGGAAGAGGCAGTAAGAACTCCCAACTATGCCAAAATGGGAAAAAGGCGAAATGCAATTTCTCCATTACCCTGGTTCTCTTTTCCCAGGTTGCTAATTCTCTAGGAccaccttcccttcccttggAAATCCAATTCTCAATCTCTGACTGCatgcctctcctttctcctccctcctcctagTTCTGCTCTTTTCTTAGTTGCAGGCATGCAGGACCAAGAAGAAGTGAGGACTGATGAATGCAATGCTGCCCAGCTACTTGTGCCTTTTTTCAGAAAGCTTCCTTCTACAATATTGCTCCTCAGCAGGGCTCCTAGATGTCCTGTTTGTACATCATCTTCTGTGTATCTTTTTACTCTTGGTCCTAGCCATTAatgtctcaaaaataaaattaatcttgaTCCCAAATCTGTCCAAGGTCCCTTATAAGCCATACCTAACACAGCTTTTCAATCTGTGTTTTGGGGAGGGAAACTTTGTGGAATGGCATGATGTTTGACTGGAAGGTATGCAAAAAAACTGACCTGGCAAGCATCTTTTCTACCCTGCATGTAGCCCAGACAGATCATGTTGCTGCTGATCCTCCCAGGGAAGGCATCGCGGCAAGTGCCGTCAGAGAGGATGGGAGCTTGAAGACACTGCAGGTCATCAGGATACTTTTCTGATGGGCACGAGAGCAAAAATGGAAAAGTATTTCCCACAGGAATCCTGGAAATTTTCTTTCAATCTCCCCCCGTCCCTCCCCACCATCGCTACTCTCTCAGATTGCCAGTATCTTCTATTTTGAAAGAACAATTGTTATCTGGAATGACTtccaaacagttttttttttttttttttttagtgtattcccttcctttattttttttttcttccaatttatttattttcagaaaacttcCAAACAGTTTTAATCAACAAGTTGTTCTCTCTGACGTTAGCATCAGTGACTACAGATCTTAAATCTAGAGACTCTTTCTCAAGCAGGTCTCTGCTTTAGGCTGTACCAAATCCCTTTGTTCTGCTTACCTCCTCAGTTTCCACTTCTTTGCGAATCACTAATCACACTTCAATTGAATATCTGCCATCTTTATCATGGCTCATTTTTGTTGTGTTTCTAGAAAAAGCATCTTCCTAAGATTCCATAGATCTACAAACCATCCTCTGGGAAACTTGCCTTGAGTGACAATTTAGACTAACTGAACCTCTATATGTCCTTCACTTCTAGGATTTCCAGACTTGGTGTTTTTGTTCCAGGTGACACTTACCCCCAAAACTCCAGGTATTCCCCCAGCCAGAGATGAGGCACTGGGTATCAGCATCTGCACAGGATTTTGGCAGAGAGATAGTAGACACACGGGAGTTGAGGGTGGCGGGTGAGCTCAGTTTAATCAGCATGATGTCATTATCAAAGTTTTGTTCATTGTATTTGGGGTGGCGGATGACCTTGGCTGAATTGATGAATTGCTCATCACCCTCAACAACTGCGATGTTGTGCTCTCCCAGGTGCACCTGGATTTGGCTGGATTAAAGGACATAAAGTTCCTTAAGGACAACTTGAGCTTTTCCCCTTTCCCAGTTCACTCCAGTCATGAACATCAGCATGAATGCTATACTCTGCAAGCATTTCCACACATAGAAAATTGTGCATTAAGGCAGCTCTACCCGACATGGTGCAGGTGATGGTAACTCTTACATGGGTGTCCCGATCACTACAGACTCACAGGCCCACCATCTTGTTAGAAAGTTAAATATGTTTGGTTCCCAAGACTAAGTGATGCCAATAATATGATGGCAGGTGGAACAGGAATTTGGAGGTGACTCCTCAGCACCTGCAACTCCTCCTCTGGTTGAGATTACATATTATTCTGGGAAGATGCACCAGGAATCAGAGATATGACAGAAATTTAAGGGGGCAGAATGAACTGTGTTTATTTTCAATCTTGTACTGGAAACTTCATGTGGATTATTTCCTCCATATGCCTTTTTACCCCCCTGGTTGAGCCGTAATGATTAAGAGTATTTATGGATTCATTCTCTTAAGCTAATTCAGAGTATTCTTCATCACTCACTAGTTCCCCCCTCCCCATGTCTTCGGTACCATCACTTGGAAGGACATCAGGGAACTCTAAGTTTACCTTTCCATGTAAAATTCCCTCCATGCATTATTCAGTACCTGGGAGGAATGATTAGCCTCCTAGATCTGAATgcctggccctcaagcataacTGTGTAGTTTGTCCTGAGTGTTCTTTGGCAGTACTCAGGCATGAGTTGATCTGAAAGAGCAGGGAGGTGAGGACTGGTTACTTACGGCCTGTAGCAGTGAGCTGCAGACACCACCCACTGGGAATTGATGAGGGAGCCACCACAGAAGAGGTAGCCCAAGTTCAGGAACACCTGGTAGGGAACAGAATTCTTCTGACAGGTGTAGCCCCCAACGATCTTGTCATCATCATCAATGGGGACAGCAACTGACAAGGAAAAGTGGaaacttttaaaatcagttaaaCAGATCAGATCTATCTTGTAGTTTCCACTTACCGCTAAGTTTTTGCAGATGAGCCAGAAAAGAGAAGATGTTTTCCTGTCACACATAATCAGGAAATGGTGATAGCATAATTGTTACatgatattttttcaaaatctcattattctatttttaaaacatacccAACTTATACTATTATAagtatctaatttttaaatttatgctttAAATTTGATAAACatactgtttttttaatgtatacactacaccctcacacacacaaaaacacacctGGATCAGAGACTCTTGATGTAATAAATGCCCTGAAAATTACTAAGGGTATAAAGAATACTTTTCAAACAAAACTTTGCTCAGCAGTCACACAAATAGATTCAATAAAGTTTGCAGTAACCACGCTTAAGTTTATTTATGATAGTTTGTATAGGGTAGATAACCCCATGACATAGCACAAAGGAACCTTTTAGAAGCCATCTAAGAATGTTTCAGCCTAGAAGGAATTGGGAGTTTTGTACTCTTGCTCCCCCagtttttcttttggttcttGCCTCAAATTTTCATGACATGAtttaacagaatattattttgtttcctttccaacatttccccttatctccattttctttctaacattttaaaatttatccagCATTCTAAAGTCTGCCCACTGAATTATTAAGATTTGTATGGCTCCCAAAGTCAATGATTGTATTATACATACCCTATTGttcaagtattttaaagtaattttgggAAAGATATTTCCACATGTATAGACTAATGTATTGAATTTATACTCATCCAATTCAAGGAAGTTTCACTGTAAGATTTGTATAAAATTTAGTAGTATGAAAAGccagaaatagacatttttctttcttctgatgaTTAAATGATATGTTATTTTTCACCAGAGAGATTTCATTAGCGAGGATGTTGTAAAACCCAGCCCCTAGCTTTTATTCATGAGAAATGAAGTACCTTCACTTGTCAAGATCCCTGTGAAGATGTCTGTTGGTATAGAGGAAACTCTGGCTTTGACCTTCATAGCCTCTTCAGTGAGCCCAAGACTAGTCACTAGTCCCAATTTTATCTCCCAATGATTAACTTCAAATGCTTAGAAAGGTCAAAACAACATTTCCTTAATGTTAACtatcctttcctcttctttctccatagATTTTACCTTGAAATTCAGGGCAATTTCTGTCTCTTTATACTTTCTGCACTAAGTACTCTTGCTcactatcatctttcctccacaaGGGAGATTGAATTATGTATAAACTTTTGTAGAACTGTAGTTCCTCCCCTTATGCTGGTTTTGGTTATTCTTGGTTAACCAGAGTCAGGAAGCAGATGATCCATTTTCTGATGTAACTTCTGAAGGTCATTACTCACCTAACACTACATCACAATTCCTGTAACATTTATCCCACTTCATCTGGACAGGTAGGCATTTTCTCATCTCACATGAGATGAGAAAGATGAgtactaatgatgtactgtgtggtcactaacataacacaataatttttaaaaagatgaatacagtacaataagatattttgagagagacagaaaaacattGTCACATATCTTTTATTATAGTAcgttgttataattgttctaagCTATTATTAGTTTTGTTGTTAATTCCTTACTGTGCCCAGTTTGTAAATTAACTTTTAACATCGGTATGTATATGTGGTGAAAAAAACGTAGTATATATAGAGTTCAGTACTATCTGTGGCTTAAGGCACCTACTGGGAGTGGATGTCGGTACCACAGAATATAAGGGACTTCTATATACACTgtcatttcaatatttta includes:
- the LOC122904146 gene encoding cationic trypsin-like, with amino-acid sequence MKTFIFLALLGAAVAVPIDDDDKIVGGYTCQKNSVPYQVFLNLGYLFCGGSLINSQWVVSAAHCYRPQIQVHLGEHNIAVVEGDEQFINSAKVIRHPKYNEQNFDNDIMLIKLSSPATLNSRVSTISLPKSCADADTQCLISGWGNTWSFGEKYPDDLQCLQAPILSDGTCRDAFPGRISSNMICLGYMQGRKDACQGDSGGPVVCNGELQGIVSWGIGCAQKGKPGVYTKVCNYVSWIQETIDAN